The genomic region ATAAGGAATTTAAAGGTTTTCTTAATTTGTGGATGAAAACCCTTTAGCCTCCTTGTTAAACTCGGGGGGAATTCTCCTGGGGAGACCCTTGACGATCGCCTTTCTCTTTCGTTTCTACTGCCTCCCCACACCCCCTAATTTCCCGGCATCTCGACTGCCTAAAGAACGCGCTTAACTTTCTAAGGCTAGGGATTTTGCCTCATATTTTTTCGCTTTCAAATGTCCGAGGCGATCGCCGTAATACATCAAGGGGATCGCGACCAACGTTAAAAACGAAGAGGTTAACATCCCGCAAAGTAAGGTCCAGGCCAACCCCGACCACACCGGGTCGCTCAAAATTGAAAGCGTTCCCAACATCGTCGTTACGCTCGTCAATAAAATCGGACGAAACCGAACGGCGCCTGCTTCGAGAATGGCCAATTTTAAATCGTTGCCTTCTTCTTTTAATTTCTCTCCCACAAACTCCAACAAAACGATCGCATTACGCACCACAATTCCCGCCAAAGCAATCACGCCGATCATCGCCGTCGCACTAAAATAAACGCCATTGAGCGAAAAACCGATTAAAATCCCGATTAACGCCAGGGGAATACTCCCTAAAATAATCAGGGGAATTTTAAAGCTGCCGAATTGACCGACCAAAATAAAATAAATCAACATCACCGCTACTAACATCGCCAACCCCAAATCGCGGAACACGTCTAGGGTCAGTTTCCATTCCCCGTCCCAGTTAATGGAATAGCCCTCGGGAAGGGGGTTTTTCCAAAAATAAATTAACTGGTCGATGACCGCGTAAACGCTGGAGCGATCGCCCATTTCTCCCATCACGTAGGCGACGGGACGCTGATCTTTATGGAAAATCGGTTCGTCCACGGTGGTCGGCGTAAACTGGACCAATTCCGTCAGGGGAACTAATTCTCCGGCGGCGGTGGGAATTTGGATGCGGGCCAAATCTTCGATCGCCTGACGGTGTTTTTCCGCAAAGCGCACTTGAATCGCTACGGGAGTGAGTTCGCCGGGAACTTTGAGGGTCGATACGTTGGCCCCGGCGATCGCCATATTCAACGTTTGGGCAATTTCCTGGGTCGTCAGTCCCGCCTGATTCACTTTTTGGCGATCGACGGCTAACTCCACTTGCGGCATCTGATTTTTAACGGAATCGTCGATATCGACCACTTCATCGGTTTCGGCGAACACCTCGCGCACGTCTTTCGCCAGCGATCGCAACGTCGGATAATCCGGTCCGTACAATTCGGCTAACATGGTCGATCGCACGGGCGGTCCGGGGGGATCTTCGACTAATTTAACAATCCCGTTATGATTGCGGGCAATTTCGCTCAACGGTTCGCGCAAGCGGAATACCACGTCTTCTGAGGTCTCTTTGCGCGCGTCCGAGTTAGTTAAATGCACCCGAATATCCGCATAATGTTCCCCGGTGCGATCGCTCGACCCGCGCAACAAGCCGTTAAAATCGACGGGGGATCCGATACCGACATAGGTCTCGAAGTTGGTGACGGCGGGGTCGTCTTGCAACACCGTTTCCATTTGGCGGACGACGCGATCGGTTTGCACCAGTTCGGTCCCCAAAGGCATGTCTACTTGAATCAAAAAGCGGTCTTTGTCGGCTTTCGGCAACATCCGAAACTGCACCGCCTGGGTTAAGGGCAAACTAAAGGTCGCTAAGAGAATGCCGACGATAAATAGGATAAAGAAACGGCGGCGGGTTGCCGAATCGAGCAAGGGTTCGATAAGGCGCCGATACCAGCGATAGGTTGCGGTTTCTTCCAACGGCGGCGGTTCGTGGTGATTCGCTTTTAATTTAATCCAGCGCAAGGCGAGAAACGGGGTCACGGTCAGGGCCATGAAGGTGCTGATCAGCATGGCGACCGGGAGGTTGAACGGCATCGGCGCCATGTACGGCCCCATCATCCCGGTGACGAAGCGCATGGGGATGAAGGCGAGGATCACGGTAATCGTGGAGAGGATGACCGGGGCGCCAAGTTCGCTGACGGCGGCGATCGCCTCTTCCATTTTTTCGTT from Oxynema aestuarii AP17 harbors:
- a CDS encoding efflux RND transporter permease subunit, which encodes MSTPHSDTAVVPEPEPKRGIIGQITAYFINSQVTVLAIAAVVIFGLAAVILTPKEENPQIVVPAADIFLRYPGAPAEVVEKTLTTPVEAKIRELTGVEHIYSVSQNSGSKVTVQFFVGEDWEDSLFKLQNHLYNWQDIFPPGTTYLVKPVIIDDVPIVTLTVTGKDYTDNQLRRVGERLLEDLRSIPNTANLTIAGGQPRTIRVDLDPDRLASYRLSPAAIAQRLQGENVQLPAGDLAIGDNRLFVEGGSLFESADDLKETIVGFGENRSPIYLRDVAVVSDDFGDRTTYSRIHTREDWDVSNPYPDRDLQPTEPFTEQNAITIGIAKKKGTNAVTVAKQIFDRIDELKADLPSGIEIAVTRNDGRTAARAVGDLYTSLFQAIAIVVALLVIFLGWREASIVAFVIPLTLAGTLAVGWIAGQTINRITLFALILVLGTLVDDAIAVTENIHRRFELRPGMNFNEKMEEAIAAVSELGAPVILSTITVILAFIPMRFVTGMMGPYMAPMPFNLPVAMLISTFMALTVTPFLALRWIKLKANHHEPPPLEETATYRWYRRLIEPLLDSATRRRFFILFIVGILLATFSLPLTQAVQFRMLPKADKDRFLIQVDMPLGTELVQTDRVVRQMETVLQDDPAVTNFETYVGIGSPVDFNGLLRGSSDRTGEHYADIRVHLTNSDARKETSEDVVFRLREPLSEIARNHNGIVKLVEDPPGPPVRSTMLAELYGPDYPTLRSLAKDVREVFAETDEVVDIDDSVKNQMPQVELAVDRQKVNQAGLTTQEIAQTLNMAIAGANVSTLKVPGELTPVAIQVRFAEKHRQAIEDLARIQIPTAAGELVPLTELVQFTPTTVDEPIFHKDQRPVAYVMGEMGDRSSVYAVIDQLIYFWKNPLPEGYSINWDGEWKLTLDVFRDLGLAMLVAVMLIYFILVGQFGSFKIPLIILGSIPLALIGILIGFSLNGVYFSATAMIGVIALAGIVVRNAIVLLEFVGEKLKEEGNDLKLAILEAGAVRFRPILLTSVTTMLGTLSILSDPVWSGLAWTLLCGMLTSSFLTLVAIPLMYYGDRLGHLKAKKYEAKSLALES